Proteins from one Malaya genurostris strain Urasoe2022 chromosome 2, Malgen_1.1, whole genome shotgun sequence genomic window:
- the LOC131429960 gene encoding vitellogenin-1-like → MQLLYFSLHFVLIFTVFTDCKPIELVPDGYKILDVGKAKLRIGTRLISNIQVLLPSFDEISEFGKQTLLSYPLEAITAGIHSFCSAAVATNGTEPLYEPDLSRMNYVLMTDSGNYSYSLNRSGDIWKSPQFSHQLQTVLLVTGWLTTIDSANDAVDALYKAYRARGQINFLVIDTASQLNTLYTWSSFNTNGLGETLGEGLAELVEYVPVESIHLIGHSLGAHIVGAAGRRFQELKEFNLPRITGLDPANPCFNEGESLSGLSRGDADFVDVIHSNVRVLGKRDPIGDIDFYPNGLNSIQPGCYTITCSHSRAWEYYAESVYPGNERNFIGVKCNGLSALISGLCRRQKAVMGYAVCNNIKGNFFMRVNSNAPFGRLDSF, encoded by the exons ATGCAGTTACTTTATTTTTCGTTGCATTTTGTGTTGATATTCACAGTGTTCACTGACTGCAAACCAATAGAACTAGTACCTGACGGGTACAAAATATTGGATGTTGGGAAAGCAAAGCTAAGGATCGGTACTCGACTAATTTCCAATATCCAAGTTCTTCTACCAAGCTTCGATGAAATTAGTGAATTCGGAAAACAAACATTACTGAGCTATCCACTGGAAGCCATAACTGCAGGCATACACAGCTTTTGTTCTGCGGCGGTTGCCACAAATGGAACTGAACCTCTGTACGAACCCGACCTGAGTAGAATGAATTATGTGCTGATGACCGATAGTGGAAATTATTCGTACTCGCTGAATCGCTCCGGAGACATATGGAAAAGTCCCCAGTTCTCACATCAATTACAAACGGTATTGCTAGTGACGGGTTGGTTGACAACAATCGACAGTGCTAACGATGCGGTAGATGCCCTGTACAAAGCATACCGAGCAAGAGGACAGATTAACTTCCTGGTGATCGATACAGCTTCGCAGCTAAACACATTGTACACTTGGTCATCGTTCAACACCAATGGTTTGGGAGAGACTCTAGGCGAAGGTTTAGCCGAACTAGTGGAATATGTTCCAGTTGAGTCCATACATCTGATTGGGCACAGCTTGGGAGCACATATCGTCGGAGCTGCCGGACGGCGATTCCAGGAATTGAAGGAATTCAATTTACCTCGTATCACAGGCCTTGATCCGGCCAATCCATGCTTCAACGAAGGCGAATCTTTGTCCGGTTTAAGTCGCGGTGATGCCGATTTTGTGGACGTAATTCATAGCAACGTGAGAGTTCTTGGGAAACGAGATCCTATCGGTGATATCGACTTCTATCCGAATGG ATTGAATTCAATTCAACCAGGGTGTTACACGATAACCTGCTCGCACAGCCGGGCTTGGGAATACTATGCAGAAAGTGTCTATCCAGGAAACGAACGAAACTTCATTGGTGTCAAATGTAACGGACTGTCAGCACTTATAAGTGGGCTTTGCCGGCGACAAAAAGCTGTTATGGGATATGCAGTCTGTAACAACATCAAAGGAAACTTTTTCATGCGCGTAAATTCGAACGCTCCTTTTGGAAGACTTGATtctttttga